A segment of the Pseudomonadota bacterium genome:
GCGGGAACTCTGGATCGCAACCGCCCTTTTAGGCTTTACCTTTCCTGTTATTGCCTCGTATACAGGGTTTTTCAACTTTTGGCCGTTGACTGAGCCAAAACCACCAAAGGAGTAAAGGGAAGTAAGATTGTGGATAACTAAAAGGGCTTGAGCCCTGAAGTCAAAATGAACTGGAAGTACGGTCACCATACGACCGTGCTTCCAGACTTTTCTTAAGACATAAAGGGGGAATTAATATGGCAGAAAAATGGATATACTGGTTAAAAGAGGTTGGGCAGGAACACAACGATATTGTTGGAAAAAAATGTGCCAACCTCGGAGAGTTGACGAAGGCAGGTTTTCACGTACCACCTGGTTTTGCCTTAGGTGTGGATGCATACAACAGATTTATGAACGAGACAGAAGCCACAAAACGTATATTGAAGTATTTAGAGAACTTTAAGGCTGATCCAAATGATTTAGCGGAGACCCTGAAATACGAAAAGGCATCCCAGGATATAAGGGAAATTGTTGAAATGATAAAAATGCCTCCTGATATGGAGGAGACCGTCAGGAACTACTATGCGGAACTGTGCAGGATTGCCGGGGTTGAAAAGTTATATGTGGCTACCCGTTCTGCAGGGCCTGCAAGCCATCCCGGTCAGTATGAGACATATTTGAATGTAAGTGGAGCAGATGATGTTGTTTTCAATGTGGTACGTGTATGGTCGAGTACGTTCAATCCCCGTTCTATTATTGCAAGGGCAAGGCTCAATTTACCATTGCATTATGACCCGATAGGAGTGGCTGTATTGACAATGGTCGATGCAAAGGCTGCCGGGGTTATGTTTACCATAAACCCTGTTAATGGTGATGTATCGAAAGTAACTATAGAAGGAAGTTTCGGTTTTGGTGAAGCTGTGGTTTCCGGAAATGTAACACCCGACAGGTATCTGGTTGACAAAGTTACTCTGGAGATTGAAGAAAAGGTTATTTCGGATAAAGGGAGCGAATTTGTCTATAACCCAGAGACCAAAGAGATGGAATATATAGAGCTGCCTCCAGATCAAAGGAAGGTTAAGTGTCTTGAAGATAGAGAAGTTATAGAGCTTACAAGGCTTGCGAAAAAGGTTGAAACACATTTCGGATGTCCTCAGGATGTAGAGTGGTCTATCTCGAGAAGTCTTCCATTTCCTGAGAGCATCTTTCTCGTACAGACTCGTCCTGAGAGCGTATGGGGCAAGAAGAAGAAGGAATCTGTGCTTGGTAAAAAGACTGGTTTGGAGCTGCTGCTTGAAAAGGCTATCACCCCTACTAAAGTTAAGATTTAGGTAAGGGTTTTTTCTGGTTTATATTAACCACATTATGAAGAAACAATTACTTATCATTACCACCCTCGATACAAAAGGCAGGGAAGCTGCCTATGTAAAGGACTGTGTGGAACACCTCGGTAG
Coding sequences within it:
- a CDS encoding PEP/pyruvate-binding domain-containing protein, translating into MAEKWIYWLKEVGQEHNDIVGKKCANLGELTKAGFHVPPGFALGVDAYNRFMNETEATKRILKYLENFKADPNDLAETLKYEKASQDIREIVEMIKMPPDMEETVRNYYAELCRIAGVEKLYVATRSAGPASHPGQYETYLNVSGADDVVFNVVRVWSSTFNPRSIIARARLNLPLHYDPIGVAVLTMVDAKAAGVMFTINPVNGDVSKVTIEGSFGFGEAVVSGNVTPDRYLVDKVTLEIEEKVISDKGSEFVYNPETKEMEYIELPPDQRKVKCLEDREVIELTRLAKKVETHFGCPQDVEWSISRSLPFPESIFLVQTRPESVWGKKKKESVLGKKTGLELLLEKAITPTKVKI